One Apodemus sylvaticus chromosome 14, mApoSyl1.1, whole genome shotgun sequence DNA window includes the following coding sequences:
- the Ecm2 gene encoding extracellular matrix protein 2 isoform X2 codes for MKQAVVFCLMLLIIFQTDCERSTRRQRRRMHQRSLRKSSAFHPRANQLQVQQTTAVPDARSPTANSEYSVEESIGSLLSNPGVESSYSVLPGKKGHCFVKGMIMYNKAVWSPEPCTTCLCSNGRVLCDETVCHPKACPYTIKLEGECCPICSDAEQQESTNKLHKQVPPPQMEMDQVAIKEAIQSEEDEEAVKGHKEHKKDPSLPTKLHSDGKRAAGKLRPEEEGRSAHQPLYHGRREEEDSEEETEREGEEEEEEEEEEEEDAIRGDVFRMSSRLTPGTPRGRPRLPRSCSLSYRTISCVHADFTEIPPITAPEVTNLELVGNSIISIPDEAFNGLPNLERLDLSRNNITSSGIGPKAFKSLKKLMRLNMDGNNLVHIPSELPSTLEELKINDNNLQAIDEKSLSDLNQLVTLELEGNNLSEINVNPLAFKSLKSLSYLRLGKNKFRIIPQGLPATIEELYLENNQIEEVTEICFNHTRKITMIVLRYNKIEESRIAPLAWINQENLESIDLSYNKLYHVPSYLPKSLLHLVLIGNQIDRIPGYVFGHMEPGLEYLYLSFNRLSDDGVDLVSFYGAYHSLRELFLDHNDFKSIPPGIQEMKALHFLRLNNNKIRNILPEQICNVEEDEDSALEHLHLENNYIRTREISSYAFSCIRLYSSIVLKPQRIK; via the exons ATGAAGCAGGCAGTTGTGTTTTGTCTCATGCTGCTTATCATTTTTCAAACTGATTGTGAACGAAGTACTAGGAGACAAAGGAGGAGGATGCATCAGAGAAGCCTCAGGAAAAGCTCTGCATTCCACCCCAGAGCCAACCAGCTTCAAGTTCAGCAAACCACTGCTGTGCCAGATGCTAGGTCACCCACTGCCAACTCCGAGTACAGTGTGGAGGAGAGCATAGGATCACTTCTGAGTAATCCTGGAGTAGAATCAAGTTACAGTGTGTTACCAG GAAAGAAAGGACACTGCTTTGTAAAGGGCATGATCATGTACAACAAAGCTGTCTGGTCTCCTGAGCCCtgcaccacctgcctctgctcaaaTGGAAGAGTGCTTTGTGATGAAACTGTGTGCCACCCCAAGGCATGCCCCTATACCATTAAACTAGAAGGAGAATGCTGCCCCATCTGCTCTGATGCTG AACAACAAGAATCCACTAACAAACTTCACAAGCAAGTGCCACCTCCTCAGATGGAAATGGACCAAGTAGCCATAAAAGAAGCTATTCAAtctgaggaggatgaagaggcaGTTAAAGGACACAAGGAGCACAAGAAGGACCCCTCTCTGCCTACTAAGCTCCACAGTGATGGGAAAAGAGCGGCTGGAAAGCTGAGGCCTGAGGAAGAAGGAAGGTCAGCACATCAACCACTCTACcatggaagaagggaggaagaggacagtgaggaagagacagagagggaaggagaggaggaagaggaggaggaggaggaggaggaggaggatgccaTAAGAGGAGATGTGTTCAGGATGTCCTCCCGGTTAACACCTGGAACTCCAAGAGGCAGGCCACGCCTGCCCAGAAGCTGTTCCCTGTCCTACAGGACTATCAGTTGTGTTCATGCCGACTTCACTGAGATCCCACCAATAACAGCACCAGAAGTAACGAACCTGGAGCTGGTTG GGAATTCAATCATCTCCATTCCagatgaagcatttaatggattACCAAATTTGGAAAGACTtgatctgagcagaaataataTCACTTCTTCGGGCATAGGTCCAAAAGCATTCAAG tctttgaagaagttAATGCGTCTGAACATGGACGGAAATAATTTGGTACATATTCCTTCAGAATTACCATCTACACTAGAAGAACTTAAAATAAATGACAACAATCTCCAGGCTATTGATGAGAAAAGTTTATCAG actTAAATCAACTTGTCACTTTAGAATTGGAAGGAAACAATCTCAGTGAAATCAATGTTAATCCTCTAGCTTTCAAATCTTTGAAGAGCCTATCATATCTacgtctcggaaaaaacaaatttagaatCATACCACAAGGTCTTCCAGCTACTATTGAG GAGTTATACCtagaaaataatcaaattgaAGAAGTAACTGAAATTTGTTTCAATCATACCAGAAAGATAACTATGATCGTACTACgttataataaaatagaagaaagtcGGATTGCTCCTTTAGCATGGATAAATCAAGA AAATCTTGAATCTATCGACCTGTCCTATAACAAGCTCTACCACGTCCCCTCCTATCTACCCAAATCTCTTCTGCACCTTGTCCTAATTGGGAACCAAATTGATCGGATCCCTGGCTATGTGTTTGGCCACATGGAGCCAGGCCTGGAGTACTTGTACCTGTCATTTAACAGACTTTCCGATGATGGTGTGGACCTAGTCTCCTTCTATGGGGCATATCACTCTCTCAGAGAACTATTTCTGGATCACAATGACTTCAAATCCATACCACCTGGGATACAAGAAATGAAAGCACTGCATTTTCTGAGGCTGAACAACAATAAGATTCG aaatattcTTCCTGAACAAATCTGCAATGTTGAAGAAGATGAGGACTCAGCTCTTGAACATCTTCATCTTGAAAACAATTACATTAGAACTAGAGAGATATCATCCTATGCCTTTTCATGCATAAGACTATATTCAAGTATTGTTCTTAAACCACAACGCATCAAGTAA
- the Ecm2 gene encoding extracellular matrix protein 2 isoform X1 yields MKQAVVFCLMLLIIFQTDCERSTRRQRRRMHQRSLRKSSAFHPRANQLQVQQTTAVPDARSPTANSEYSVEESIGSLLSNPGVESSYSVLPGKKGHCFVKGMIMYNKAVWSPEPCTTCLCSNGRVLCDETVCHPKACPYTIKLEGECCPICSDAASYSLLSSWKLHDKNDFSGDSSEQQESTNKLHKQVPPPQMEMDQVAIKEAIQSEEDEEAVKGHKEHKKDPSLPTKLHSDGKRAAGKLRPEEEGRSAHQPLYHGRREEEDSEEETEREGEEEEEEEEEEEEDAIRGDVFRMSSRLTPGTPRGRPRLPRSCSLSYRTISCVHADFTEIPPITAPEVTNLELVGNSIISIPDEAFNGLPNLERLDLSRNNITSSGIGPKAFKSLKKLMRLNMDGNNLVHIPSELPSTLEELKINDNNLQAIDEKSLSDLNQLVTLELEGNNLSEINVNPLAFKSLKSLSYLRLGKNKFRIIPQGLPATIEELYLENNQIEEVTEICFNHTRKITMIVLRYNKIEESRIAPLAWINQENLESIDLSYNKLYHVPSYLPKSLLHLVLIGNQIDRIPGYVFGHMEPGLEYLYLSFNRLSDDGVDLVSFYGAYHSLRELFLDHNDFKSIPPGIQEMKALHFLRLNNNKIRNILPEQICNVEEDEDSALEHLHLENNYIRTREISSYAFSCIRLYSSIVLKPQRIK; encoded by the exons ATGAAGCAGGCAGTTGTGTTTTGTCTCATGCTGCTTATCATTTTTCAAACTGATTGTGAACGAAGTACTAGGAGACAAAGGAGGAGGATGCATCAGAGAAGCCTCAGGAAAAGCTCTGCATTCCACCCCAGAGCCAACCAGCTTCAAGTTCAGCAAACCACTGCTGTGCCAGATGCTAGGTCACCCACTGCCAACTCCGAGTACAGTGTGGAGGAGAGCATAGGATCACTTCTGAGTAATCCTGGAGTAGAATCAAGTTACAGTGTGTTACCAG GAAAGAAAGGACACTGCTTTGTAAAGGGCATGATCATGTACAACAAAGCTGTCTGGTCTCCTGAGCCCtgcaccacctgcctctgctcaaaTGGAAGAGTGCTTTGTGATGAAACTGTGTGCCACCCCAAGGCATGCCCCTATACCATTAAACTAGAAGGAGAATGCTGCCCCATCTGCTCTGATGCTG CCTCCTATTCTCTACTCAGTAGTTGGAAACTACATGATAAAAATGACTTTTCTGGTGATTCTTCAGAACAACAAGAATCCACTAACAAACTTCACAAGCAAGTGCCACCTCCTCAGATGGAAATGGACCAAGTAGCCATAAAAGAAGCTATTCAAtctgaggaggatgaagaggcaGTTAAAGGACACAAGGAGCACAAGAAGGACCCCTCTCTGCCTACTAAGCTCCACAGTGATGGGAAAAGAGCGGCTGGAAAGCTGAGGCCTGAGGAAGAAGGAAGGTCAGCACATCAACCACTCTACcatggaagaagggaggaagaggacagtgaggaagagacagagagggaaggagaggaggaagaggaggaggaggaggaggaggaggaggatgccaTAAGAGGAGATGTGTTCAGGATGTCCTCCCGGTTAACACCTGGAACTCCAAGAGGCAGGCCACGCCTGCCCAGAAGCTGTTCCCTGTCCTACAGGACTATCAGTTGTGTTCATGCCGACTTCACTGAGATCCCACCAATAACAGCACCAGAAGTAACGAACCTGGAGCTGGTTG GGAATTCAATCATCTCCATTCCagatgaagcatttaatggattACCAAATTTGGAAAGACTtgatctgagcagaaataataTCACTTCTTCGGGCATAGGTCCAAAAGCATTCAAG tctttgaagaagttAATGCGTCTGAACATGGACGGAAATAATTTGGTACATATTCCTTCAGAATTACCATCTACACTAGAAGAACTTAAAATAAATGACAACAATCTCCAGGCTATTGATGAGAAAAGTTTATCAG actTAAATCAACTTGTCACTTTAGAATTGGAAGGAAACAATCTCAGTGAAATCAATGTTAATCCTCTAGCTTTCAAATCTTTGAAGAGCCTATCATATCTacgtctcggaaaaaacaaatttagaatCATACCACAAGGTCTTCCAGCTACTATTGAG GAGTTATACCtagaaaataatcaaattgaAGAAGTAACTGAAATTTGTTTCAATCATACCAGAAAGATAACTATGATCGTACTACgttataataaaatagaagaaagtcGGATTGCTCCTTTAGCATGGATAAATCAAGA AAATCTTGAATCTATCGACCTGTCCTATAACAAGCTCTACCACGTCCCCTCCTATCTACCCAAATCTCTTCTGCACCTTGTCCTAATTGGGAACCAAATTGATCGGATCCCTGGCTATGTGTTTGGCCACATGGAGCCAGGCCTGGAGTACTTGTACCTGTCATTTAACAGACTTTCCGATGATGGTGTGGACCTAGTCTCCTTCTATGGGGCATATCACTCTCTCAGAGAACTATTTCTGGATCACAATGACTTCAAATCCATACCACCTGGGATACAAGAAATGAAAGCACTGCATTTTCTGAGGCTGAACAACAATAAGATTCG aaatattcTTCCTGAACAAATCTGCAATGTTGAAGAAGATGAGGACTCAGCTCTTGAACATCTTCATCTTGAAAACAATTACATTAGAACTAGAGAGATATCATCCTATGCCTTTTCATGCATAAGACTATATTCAAGTATTGTTCTTAAACCACAACGCATCAAGTAA